In bacterium, one DNA window encodes the following:
- a CDS encoding cytochrome P450, with amino-acid sequence MHHEHICEISKQPELFLNRFGIVLESSEQKIILESNQGVAAMRVIIGMDPPEHREFRKVAVPAFTPRGVKRFDPVVQESARNLVDQLVEKASGGDGECEFANDIAAAHPLRVLSTILGVPREMEPQILRLTNELFGADDQDLRREGEDRLKAVEELGKEFFLLFSGIIQDRRENPRDDLASLLANGQVNGEPMGLMETLGYYLITFSAGHDTTKNALAGGICALARNPGEFEKLKRNPELIPSAVEEIVRWTSPVNYMKRVVAEDLDFHGQQLRKGDNLVLFYGSANRDEKVFEDPFTFRVDRKPNPHLGFGIGEHFCLGSHLARASQRALLHELVGRIESLELAGEPEQIQSSFVVGLKKLPLRYRASRAA; translated from the coding sequence GTGCACCACGAGCACATCTGCGAGATCTCCAAACAGCCCGAGCTGTTCTTGAACCGCTTCGGCATCGTCTTGGAGAGCAGCGAGCAGAAGATCATCCTCGAAAGCAACCAGGGTGTCGCGGCAATGCGCGTGATCATCGGGATGGACCCGCCCGAGCATCGCGAGTTCCGCAAGGTTGCCGTACCCGCGTTCACGCCGCGAGGCGTCAAGCGCTTCGACCCCGTGGTACAGGAGAGCGCGCGCAATCTGGTGGACCAACTGGTCGAGAAGGCCAGCGGGGGTGACGGCGAGTGCGAGTTCGCGAACGACATCGCCGCCGCGCACCCGCTTCGCGTGCTCTCGACGATCCTTGGTGTACCCCGAGAGATGGAGCCCCAGATCCTCAGGCTCACCAACGAGCTCTTTGGCGCGGACGATCAGGACCTTCGGCGCGAGGGCGAAGACCGGCTCAAGGCGGTCGAGGAGCTGGGGAAGGAGTTCTTCCTGTTGTTCAGCGGGATCATCCAGGATCGGCGCGAGAACCCGCGGGACGATCTGGCGAGCCTGCTTGCCAACGGTCAGGTGAATGGCGAGCCCATGGGCCTGATGGAGACCCTCGGCTACTACCTGATCACCTTCTCGGCCGGACACGACACCACCAAGAATGCACTGGCCGGTGGAATTTGCGCCTTGGCACGGAACCCTGGCGAGTTCGAGAAGCTCAAGCGCAATCCAGAGCTGATCCCCAGCGCCGTCGAAGAGATCGTGCGTTGGACCTCGCCGGTCAACTACATGAAACGGGTTGTGGCGGAGGATCTCGACTTCCACGGCCAGCAACTCCGCAAGGGCGACAACCTCGTGCTCTTCTACGGTTCCGCGAATCGCGACGAAAAGGTCTTCGAAGACCCGTTCACCTTCCGCGTCGACCGCAAGCCGAATCCACACCTCGGGTTCGGAATCGGCGAGCACTTCTGCCTCGGCTCCCACCTGGCACGCGCGTCGCAGCGCGCGCTCTTGCACGAACTCGTCGGCCGGATCGAATCGCTCGAGCTCGCTGGGGAGCCGGAGCAGATCCAGTCCAGCTTTGTGGTGGGTCTGAAGAAGCTGCCGCTTCGCTATCGGGCGAGCCGGGCTGCATAG